CGGAAGAACAGATTAAAAGCCATAGTGGCATGGGACATACTCGCTGGGCTACCCATGGTGTACCTAATGACGTAAATGCTCACCCTCACTTTTCCGGCAATAGTAAACTAGCTATTGTTCATAATGGAATCATAGAAAATTATGATGCTCTGAAAAAAGAGCTGATACAAAAAGGACATCAGTTTATTAGTGATACTGATACTGAGGTACTTATACATTTTATAGAAGATGTAAAGCAGCACAATGGCTTTACGCTGGAAGAAGCAGTGCGCATTGCCTTAAAAAGAGTGGTAGGTGCTTACGCCATTGTAATTATGTCTGCCGATGAGCCGGATTTACTTATTGCCGCCCGTAAAGGTAGCCCCTTAGTACTTGGTCTGGGTAAAGGTGAGTTTTTCTTCGCCTCGGATGCTACGCCTATTGTAGAATATGCTAATGAGGTAGTATACCTTAATGATGACGAGGTATGTGTCGTACAGGGAGGTGAATTTCAGATTAAAGACCTGAATGATGTGCCCACAGATCCATACATTCATACTCTTGATATAGAGCTTGAGGCTATTGAAAAAGGTGGGTTTGACTCCTTTATGCTTAAAGAAATTCATGAGCAGCCCAAATCTATCAGCGACTGTATGCGAGGACGTTTAAATGCAGAGACAGGCACATTGATGATGGGCGGTATCCGTGACCATATTGAAGAACTGGTTAATGCAAACCGTATTGTTATTGTTGCCTGTGGTACCTCCTGGCATGCCGGACTGGTAGCTGAGTATATTTTTGAGGACTTATGCCGTATTCCGGTTGAGGTTGAATATGCTTCAGAATTTAGATATCGTAATCCGGTAATTAATGAAGGAGATATCGTTATTGCTATATCTCAGTCAGGTGAGACTGCCGACACTCTGGCAGCAGTAGAGCTAGCTAAAAGCAAAGGCGCTACAGTTTTGGGCGTTTGCAATGTAGTAGGTTCCTCAATTGCCCGAGCCTCTCATGCCGGTTCTTATACGCATGCCGGCCCTGAAATTGGGGTAGCCAGTACCAAAGCTTTTACAGCTCAGCTAACTGTGCTTACTATGTTTGCCCTACTTATTGGCAAAAGTAAAGGCACGCTGGCAAATGAGCAGTATGATGCTTTGCTTAAAGAGATGAGCCAGATACCTGATAAGGTAAAAATAGCCCTGGAACTGAATGAGCAGGTTGAGCAAATTTCTCAAATTTATAAAGATGCCAGCAATGCCATTTATCTGGGAAGAGGGCAAAATTTTCCGGTAGCTCTGGAAGGTGCACTCAAACTTAAAGAGATATCATACATACATGCAGAGGGCTACCCTGCCGCTGAGATGAAGCATGGCCCTATCGCACTTATAGACGAAGAAATGCCGGTAGTATTTATTGCTACTCAGGATAACTCTTATGAAAAGATAGTTTCTAACATACAGGAGGTAAAAGCCAGAAAAGGGCAGGTTATTGCTATAGTTAGTGAAGGGGACACACAGATTGCAGAAATGGCTGATCATGTGCTGGAGGTGCCCAAGGCCAACCAGGAGCTTATGCCACTGATTTCGGTAATACCACTACAGTTACTTTCCTATCATATCGCAGTGATGAGAGGCTGCAATGTAGACCAGCCACGTAACCTCGCTAAATCAGTTACCGTAGAATAAGCAGTTAAGAAACAAATTTCCTTCTGGAAAGTATAAGCTCGAGAATAATCTCGGGCTTTTTTTTAAGCCTTTGGGCTATCGTACAGTGCTCTTGTTAAAGTTATAGTCTAATTGCAGAGTTTTTTTCTAGGCTTAACGCTAGGGATGATATTGGCACGCAAAGAAAAAGGGCTTTCTCGGGAAGAACTCGGGCAAAGCATTGGCACTTCCGGGGCCATTATTGGCCGTTATGAAAGAGGGACATGAAGCCTTTACGCAGCTATCCTTTCTTGAGATTGCCGCCAAGATTGCCCAGACATTGGATGTCTCATTGGATTACCTGGTTGGGCTCACTTCCCAGCAGCTTAAAGACCGCAAAATGCTACAACGCCTGGATGATCTGCGCCAACTGGATGAAGACAAGCAACGTACCCTCTTTGATCTAATGGATACCTATATCCGAGATTATAAAACCAGACAGGCTTTTGCTTCTTGATTTTTATAGTATTGGATACCCGCATAGTAAATGCTTGGATTAAATGAGCACGCATTAAAAATGCGCGCTAATGGAGGAAGCGATGTGGGGATTATTTAACTATAAATGTAAAAGAATTTGTGCTATGCTCTTCAAATTCTTTTGATAAATTATTTTCCATAAATAATGTGGAAAACACCTCAAAAGTCCCTTTTTCATTTAATATATTTTTAAAATACACTTTCCCGTTTTCAATAGTCATTTTGTTTAATTCTCTTTGATTATTAGTTTCATCAAATATCTTTATTTCTATATGCTGATTAAAATTAGGTGGATTTGGAACATAGACTATTAAATCTAGCGTATCACCTATTTGATATTCAAAATCTGTTAAAGTGTTAACAAGATTAAGAGGTTCTCTTACTCCCTCTTCTTTTAAGAAAATTCCATTAATATCATAGTATGCTCTGTAAATGCCTTTACCCGCGGGGTCATAAAACGAATAATATTTTAATTGTCCATCTTCGTAATACTCAAACATTTCCCCTATAGGTATACCTTTATGATAAGTCATTTTATACTCAATATTCCCACTGTTAAAGTATTTAATTTCAAGACCATTTTTCTCCCCATTTTGATATACAGTCTGTAATTTTTTTTGACCGTTTTCATAAAATAAATTTGCAAATCCGTGCTTCAAAGAATCACTGTTAAATTCAGCTTCAGCTTTTAATTTTCCAGATTCAAAGTAGGTTCTTTTAATATTTGTTACTTCTTCATTCTTTTTTTCACTGCTTATACACCTACTTAAAAACAATGCTAAAAGGACTATCATTAAATTTTTCATTTTATTCTTTTTTAAACGGTTCTTTGTGGCCATGACCATTTCTGGTAGAAGTAGCTCTTTCTGAAGTTTCATGAAAAAAGCCAGAACTATCTGGTTTATAAGTTTTATGACATATTGTACAATAAGTTGCTTCAAAGTAAGAATCTGTTTTTTCTTCTATTCCCAATTCATCTCCTAGAGTTCCCGCTATGTTAAAAGCATCAACCAACTTACCAAATTGTTCTGCGTAATTTTTAGGTACATCAGCGCTAGCTTTAGCGCCACCTATTACTGTCATTAATAAATTTATATCTATACTCTCCTGAGAAGCCCCAATTCTAACTTCTCCAATGGGTTGTCCATTTAAATCACTACTAGTATAAAATTTATACCCACCACCTGTCTCATTGAATAAATCCAACACGGGATCATACCAATGCTCTTCTTTTTTTATCCAAGCAAGTAATTCACCCTCACTATTCACAACAGTTATACCCGCAGGGAATTTATCTTTATTAGTTTCAGCATATGCAGGCTTACCATTTTGCCACCCTCCTGCTCCTTCTGCCCATTTAATAGCAGTTTCTGACTCAAGATTGCTATACTTAATAAAAATAGCTTCTAGAGCTATAGAAACAGCTCTATTTATATCATCATCTGCTGCTTGTTTTATAGCATTTTCCCAATATTTAGCTGTGATTGTAATTTTAGCTTCTAAGCCATCTAAATCAATAGCTGCTATTGGGTAATTACTAGCAAACTGGTAAGGAGTCAGCATAGGATAAGACTTCGTCAGCGGATCCACGCTCAAGAACTTAGCAATGCTTGGATTATAAATCCTGAACCCATAATCGTAGACACTACTACCCCCGAAGCTGTTATCTTTTTCTTTACCGTTGAAGCCGAAACGGTAGTCTTCACTTTCAAAGTTTCTGCCGGCCATTTGCATACCGAATGGGTAGTAGTCATGTAGCCTGGCAATGATAGACTGGGTAGAGTCAGCATCTATATTGATGTTGTCATTAATTACAGTAGGATGTGACTAAAGCGTGAGCCTGAGATTATACTTGAGCTTTTCTTCGGATTGGGCAAAAAAATAGGTTTGCCGTATTGGCAAACCTTATGTTCTTAACATCCACAAGTTTAAAAAATCTCAGTTTAAAAAATTATAATCCTTAGCTTAAAAAATCTATTATAATAAAGACAAGCACCTTGCCAAAGCTCTTAAACCTTTAAATGGACCTCTTAACTATTATCATCGTGAAATGTTTTCCCCACATTTTGAGAAATGCTTTTTTATTCTGGGGAGTTTTGTCACCATTTCTACAGTTTGAGTGAGCAAGCACTTCGTATTCCAGATTAGGAAGCTGCTAATTTTTATTCCACTTTTTTAAGAGCCTACTAACAAAAAAAGCCAGCTACTTGCATAGCTGGCTCTATCACTGTTTAAAAGCTTATACTTCTACAGGAACTTCTACCAATAGGTTATCCCACATGATCATCATTTTAGTGCCCATTTCATTAAACTGAATAGTAAAGGGCTCATATTTTTCGCTATTTTTCTTTACTGGCACTTCTATACGAGCTACGTCTTTACTATCATCATACTCGTATGCTCCCCAAAGCCCAAGCTCGCTGTTCAGGATAAGTGTCCACTTATCTTTTTCAGGAATGGCAAACATAGAATAGGTACCTGCTTCAATATCTTTACCTCCTAGCTTAACATCTTCAGTCAGGGTAATCTCAGTAGCTTCGTTAGCACCAAGCCTCCAAACTTTACCATAGGGCTCCTGCTCACCAATCATTTTTCTGTTGCGCAAGTGAGGACGGCTGTATACAACCTTAATGTAAGCCTCATCCTTTTTCATTTTGGCCACTGCCATTGGGCTAGGCTTAGGCTCTAATGCCTGCTGAGCTATTAAGCTTTCACTCATTAACATTACTAAAGCGAAGGCGAAGAAAGACAATAAAAATCTCCTTTTCATGGTGTGTAGTCTTTTTGGGATTAAAAATTATGCTTAAATGTAACTAATTGTCAAAAAACAAAAAGTAAACCTCAGGACAAAGATAAAGTTAAGTTCTGCTTAAATAATATTCACTTCCGGCATAATCTCAACCTCAAACTTTTGCCATACCGAATCTTTTATCTGCATTGCTAGCTTTCTCACTTCATTACCCTGGGCATTACCATGATTTACCAGTACCAATGCCTGTTTGCTATGGACTCCGGTATTACCAACTTTTTTACCCTTCCAGCCACACTGTTCAATCAGCCAACCAGCAGGTACTTTTACACTACCATCTTCCAGAGGGTAGCCTGGCACCTGAGGATAATCGGTTTTGAGTACCTGAAACTTTTCGGCACTTAGCACGGGGTTTTTGAAAAAACTACCTGCATTTCCGATTTCTTTAGGGTCTGGTAGTTTACTTTGACGGATCTGGATCACAGCTTCACTTACTTCCTCTATAGCTGTACGAGCCTTATAGTTCGACTGTGAACGCATCTCTTTAAGAGTCTCTTCTATAGCCCCATAAGAGGTGTTAATATTTGCCTGCTTACTTAAACGGAAGCTTACCTGCGTGATGATATATTTTCCTTTCAGTACATTTTTAAATACACTCTCCCGATAACCAAACTTACAGTCTTCGTGCTTAAAAACTTTCAGTTCTGCTGTTTGTAGGTCTACGGCTTCCAGGCTTTCAAATACATCTTTTATCTCCACACCATAAGCGCCAATATTTTGCATTGGGGCTGCTCCTACCGTACCCGGTATCAAAGATAAATTTTCAATACCCCCATAGCCTCTGGCAATGCAATGTAGCACAAACTCATGCCAGTTTTCCCCAGCTCCCGCTCTTACAACTACCTCATTCTCATTTTCCTCCACTACCTCTATACCGGGAATACTCATCTTTACTACTAAACCCTCAAAATTTTGGGTAAGCAGCACATTACTTCCCCCTCCTAAAATAAATAGCTCCTGCTGCTGATAAAGGGGAGTTTTAATAAGCTGCTGAAGGTCTTTGGTGCTGCTAGTTTCTACAAAGTAGCGTGCACTGGCCTCTATTCCAAAAGTATTATATGCTTTGAGTGAAACGTTTTCCTGTATTGTCATGTGGTCTGATGATTCGATATATTGCAATTCTAAATTTTTCGCATCAAGTTTAAAGCCGAAAAGAGAACGTTTAACAAAAAACGTAAGTTCTCAACGTATATCTACGAAAGTATGGAGGAATTTGAAGATTATTTGAAAGGAAAAAAGATAGACTCTAAAGCCTTTAAAGAAAAAGAACCTGAGCGCTGGGAGGAGTGGCTTCATTTATTTGAAAGAGTACATCCCAATAGCTTTAGTCAGCAAAAGCTTTTTCTGATTAATAGCACCAGAAGAAAATACCCTATTAAAGAAGATGAAAAAGAAGCAGAAGCAAATACAACCAAAGCCAAGCCCAAACCTAAAATAAAGATTTCGGTACGGCCCAGAAAAAAAGAAGACTAGCGATATTAGTCCTGGGTAGTCATGCTTTGCTGATCAGCAGTCTGGCGTGATTTCTCTTTCTTTTCTACAAAAGCTTTCTCTTCTGCTTTGGCCTGATCCAGTACAAATTCCTCGTCCTCCTTCTCTTCGTACAGATAATCGTTAATTTTCTTTCTAAGCTCCTTGGCAGGAAGGTTATGAAAGATCTCACCATTGCGCACAGCAGACATCTGCCCGGTCTCTTCAGATACTACTACAACCAAAGTGTCAGTAATTTCGGTCATTCCGATAGCCGCACGATGTCGCAAACCAAATTCTGCCGGTAGGTTATCCCTTTCTGTGACGGGCAAAATACAACGGGCAGCTTTAATACGATTTTCATGAATAATTACAGCACCATCGTGCAGAGGGCTGTATTTGTTGAAAATAGCCAGCAACAAACGTTTAGACACTACGGCATCTATCTCGTCACCAGACTCGGCATAAAACTTAAGCGGAGAGCTTTTAGAAAATACGATAAGTGCCCCTGTATTAGAGCCACTTAGGCTTTTTGAAGCATCTATAATAGGCGTAATGTTAATTTTACCATCGTCGTCATCTTTTTTCCAGAAGTTCTTGAAAAAGTTATCCCTGTTAAATGCTGTAGTTTTACCTACAAGCAACAAAAATTTCCGTATTTCCGGCTGAAAGAGAATCATAACTGCCAATACCCCTACTCCCATAAACTGGCCAAGGATAGCGCTTAGCAGTTCCATCTCCGCTGCCTTTACTACCAGGTAAATAAGGTATAAGGTTAAAAATCCGAAGAAAATACTGAGGGCTACACTTCCCTTCATTAACTTATATACCTGATAAAGCAATACGCTTACCAGCAGTATATCTATGATATCTACCCAGCTAATTTCAAGAAACCCTATTGAAAAAAGATAAATCAACTATATGTATATTTTAATATTTTAATGGTTTGTATTGCCTCCTTTACATCATGTACACGCAGTATAGAAGCCCCGTTCATGATAGCTACTGTATTGAGCACTGTAGTACCATTGAGCGCTTCATCTGCACTTAAGCCCAGTCTTTTGTAAATCATTGACTTTCGTGACAAACCTGCTAACAAAGGCACGTCCAGAATCTCAAAGTCTCTGAGTTTACGCAGTAGCTCGTAGTTCTGGTCAATAGTCTTAGCAAAACCAAAACCAGGATCAATAATCACATCTGCTACCCCTTTCTCTCTTAGCTGAACCAGCTTTTTCTGAAAATAGTCTATGATTTCACCTGTCAGATCCTCGTAATTAGTTAACTCTTTCATGTCCTGAGGTGTTCCCCGCATGTGCATAAGAATATAAGGAACCTGTAACGAAGCTACAGTGTCAAACATATATTCGTCCAGATTGCCACCGGAGATGTCGTTAACTACACTAGCTCCTGCCGTTACGGCTTCTCGCGCCACATCTGATCTGAAAGTGTCTATGGATATATACGCTTCAGGAAAAGATTTAGATACCAGTTCTACGGCTTTTATTGCACGTTTTTTTTCTTCGTCAGCACTGATATGTTCGGCTCCTGGCCTAGATGAATAACCACCAATGTCAATGATCGTAGCTCCTTCCCGAAGAATCTGCTCTGCCCTGCTGAGTATGATACTATCATTCTGATGGTATCGGCCTCCATCGTAAAAAGAGTCTGGAGTTACATTAAGTATCCCCATTACGATAGGCTCTTCCAGGTTTATTAAATTACCTTTAAGATTTAAGCTTCTTTTCAGAGAAAAAAATTGCCCTTTTTGATATAATTTACTCAATTTCCGTACCCAAGTTATTTTATATATCAATTAATTTTGAAAAATCAAAATACACACGAATATAGTCAAGTCGTCAGGGCTAGCCAAGAGCATTAAAAAAAGAAAATGTACAACGAAACAGGCTGAGTGAACGTTTGCAGTTTTTAAGAAATTAGCGTAATACATAGGTGTACTCCTGGCTATTTTGCTGAAAAATTAGCGTTCAGCAGGCTTTAAAACTTATATTCCATCAACTAAAAAAGTAGTGCATGAGGTTTTCCGTCCTAAGCGCTTAACTTTGTTTGAAAGAAAAGACAACCCAATGAAAATAATCGTACAGATTTCGCGCCTTCTGGTAGGTGGCTTATTTATATTTTCTGGCCTTATCAAAATCAATGATCCGGTAGGTACCGCTATCAAACTTGAAGAATATTTTGAGGTATTCGCTACAGACTTTGCTCCATTTTTTGCCTATCTGGTTCCGGCAGCTCTTTTCTTTTCGGTATTACTAAGCGTACTGGAAGTGGTACTTGGTGTAGCTGTACTGCTAAACTACCGTATGCAACTGACCGCCTGGGTACTCCTTGCACTTATTGTCTTTTTCACTTTTCTCACCTTTTATTCGGCCTATTTCAATAAAGTGACTGATTGTGGTTGCTTTGGAGATGCCATTAAACTTACGCCCTGGCAATCTTTTATCAAGGATATAATTCTGCTGGTGCTGATCGTGTTTCTTTTTGTCTACCGTAAGCAGATGGCTGTCTCGTTCAGTTCCAGAACTGCTGACCTGGCTATACTAATAGTTGCAGTGCTTAATATTGGTGTTGCCTGGTACGCAATTCAGCACTTACCTTTTATTGATTTTCGGGCATATAAAGTAGGAGCTAACATCCCCCAGCTTATGCAACCTTCGGCCCAACTCAGGTATAAGTATATTATGACCAAAGATGGTAAAGAAGAAGAATTCATGGACTACCCTACTGAGGGTGGATATGAGTTTAAAGAGATGGTGTTGCTCAACCCGGAAGCTCAACCTAAAATTACTGATTACAGTGTATGGAATTCTGAAGGCGACTTCACGGAGCAAACTTTTGAAGGTAATAAGCTCCTGATCATCATGTATGATGCTCAAAAGGCCGACACTGATTTTCTTCCAGAAATAAGAAACTTAGCAGAAAGTTTACCTTCAAGCATAGCGCCCATTATACTTACAGCCTCGGGAGAAGAGGTGTTTGAGTCTTTTCGCCATGAACACCAACTCGCTATGCCTTATTATTTTGCTGATGCTACAGTGCTAAAAACCATCATTCGTGCAAATCCAGGTTTGGTGCTATTAAAAGAAGGGGTGGTACAGGCTAAGTGGCACCATAACGATATTCCTGAAAGCAGCACCCTTATAGAGCTTAGCGAAAAACAAAATCTTGCTTCTCAAAACTAGTATTTACTGCCATTATGAAAGTTTTTTTAGTAGGTATGCCCGGCTCTGGAAAGTCAACCTTAGGCAAGCAGATTGCACGCCTCATGGATATGCCTTTTATAGACCTGGATACTGAAATTGAAAGATTGGTACGTACCAGCATTAGTGAGCTATTTCAGCAGCACGGAGAAGACTATTTTAGGGAGGTAGAAAGAGATACGCTAGATAAAATTATTCACGAACAGGACAGCTTTGTTATGGCTACGGGAGGTGGAACTCCTTGCTTTCATGAGAATATGAGTGCTATGAATAAGGCTGGCTTAAGCGTGTATATTGACTTGCCTTCGCAGGAGATTATTAATAGAATGTCAAAAAAAGGGATGGTTCAACGCCCTCTATTTCATGGTCTGGATGCCGCAGATATGGTTAAAGCTTTTGACCAAAAGTTTAACCATCGTATTCCTTTTTATAAAAAAGCAAAAATAGAGATAGCAGGAGATTATATTACGGCTGAGCGCATTATCCACCTGATATCTCTACAATCTAAGGCTAAAAATTAAAGCCTACTGATAATACTACATTTGTAATGTTATCTTCTGAGTTCGGAATATCCGCTGTAGGAAAATTCTGGGCTCCCTGATAAGGGAAAAAATCAGTATTATACTGGGTATTTACTACTGCTAAATCTGCAAAGAATGTAGGTGTATGAAAGCCTACTCCTCCCGAGAGTACTACCCGATCTCTGTCTAACTGGTCTCCTGCATACCTGGTAGGATCCGCATAAAGCGCATAACCTAATCTAAGACGAAACATATCATATCTAAACTCTCCTCCCAACTTATAGTTGATTACGGATTTCATTACCTCATCTATTTCAGTATTTAGAGTTCCGGTATTAAACTCATTAGACCCAAAACGATTGGCCGCATAGTTCATATATTCTACATCAGCAGTAATAAATCCGTATTTCTGAAAGAAATAAGAAAAACCACCACTCACTTTAGAAGGGGTAGATAAAGTGTACTCAGAAAAGTTTACTGTACCAACTACGGGCTGGTTAAATGTCTGTGGTTCAGAATCAACTTCTTCCCGTATGCCTACAGTCTGAGAGTTTAATACAAAAGAATACTCTTCTGTCATGCTATAAATAGTAGGTGTTTTATAAGCCAGACCTATGGTAAGCTCGTTAACAGGACGATAAATTAACCCTATGCTAGCGTTTACACCACTTCCATCAATATTTAAGGTTTCATCAAGCCTAACGTTGTCTACCGACTCAATGGTAAGAGGTGAGTCATCAAATGGTTTAAATGGGTAGTTGCTTCCTCCCTGTCTAAACTCCTCTGGGTACACATACTGTTCACTAAATGATGTATTCTTTTCGTAGGTAAAATTTTTAAAGCCTATGCTAGCACCAAAGTACAATTTGTCTTTGTAATTGCCACCATATGAAAAGTCCCATTCACTTTGCCTACCCTGCTCTTCAATCAGACCTTCCTGTACAGCTGTAGCTCCGGGAGGAATAGACGCAGCATAGGAAGTTGAGTTATCTGGATACGGGTTGATTAAATAGTTAGCGTAGGCAGCATCCGGATAAAATGGATAAGTTTCATCATCTATACTTTGATCAAACACAGCTACATCAATACCATTTGCTTGTAGGGCAAACTCATCTAATAGAGAGAAAGCGTTTTCTCCTCCAAACCCATAGCTGATGTTATACGTGTTGGTCTGATTATAACTTATAGCAAATGAACCACCTCGGTAATCAGCAGGTACAATATCATCCTTGGTATTGTTGAAGACTATCCCAAAATTTGAGATGTTAAACTGGTTATCAAAAGTTTCCGAAGTAGAGTTCAGAAAATTGCTATTCGTTTTGGCATTTTTAAAGTGAGGGCTTAAGACTACCTGCGAACGATTATAAAAACCGAGTCCGGCAGGGTTTATATAGGCCGAGCTAAGATCTCCGCCCAAAGACACTCCACCACCTCCAAGGCCTAACATACGCGCCGTACCTGTAGGTGCGGTTCTGCTAATTAATAAAGCATCTTCTGCCACCTGGGCATGTCCCACAGTGACTATTGCGATGCTACATAAGAATGAAAATATATAGGATTTGTGTAGGGTTTTCATATAAAACAAAATCGTATGAACAAAAAAATAGTGTAGTAAGATAACGGTCTCACTACACTACTTGTTGTTTTAGCTAAAGTTCATTTAGCGGAAAGCTTAGTTTCCTCCACCACGAGAGCTACGTCCTCCACTGCTTCTGCTTGGTGAAGAACTTCTACTGGGAGAAGAACTGCTTCGGCTATAGCTACCGCTGCTTCTGGTGCTTCGGCTCGGTGTATAAGAGCTGTTGCTACGAGAGCGAGAGCTATTACTGTAAGAAGAATTTCTATTGCTATTGCCATAGCTACGAGAATTGTAACTAGGACTGGTAGAATAACTTCTTGAAGGGCTGGTACTACGAGAGCGAGTAGAGTAGCTTGAGCTACGGCTACGTTTGGTAGCTTCGCTGGTACTGTAGGTTCTACTTCCACGGCTGGCCGGCGTAGAGCTACGGTATACTCTGCTAGACTCAGCTGATCTCGCATTTGCTCTTGAACGCTGGTAGTACTCATTCTGAGTTCTGCTATAATCTCTGTTGCTTCTAGCTGTAGAAGAAGAACGAGCATTGGCAGTACTTGCTCTATTGTTAGCAACAGATCTGCTGCTAATGGTGCTATTTGAACGGCTGATGGCATCAGTACGATTGCTTCTTACGTTAGCGGCAGTACGTGTTGCTCTCTGAGAGCTTCTACCTGTAGTAACTACACGGCGGTTAACACCTATATTCTCGTTGTTGATAATTACTACACCAGGGCGGTTCCAGTAGCCTCCGTAGTAACCATCGTACAAGCCAGCATAGTAAGCATTACGAAATCCCCAAGGATTCCTATATCTCCAAGAGCTGTAGAATGGATCTCTCCATGGACGGTATGCCCATGCATTTCCAAATCCCCAACCAAAACCTATTGATACACCAACGTTCCATCCTGGACGAGCCCAGCTTGAGGTAGGTCCCCAGAATGGATCGTAGAAAGGATCCATAAAAAACGGATCATTGTAAAATCCACCAGCATAGTACGGGTTACCGTACATACCATAGCGGCCGGCAGGTCCGTAGAAATTATTTACAACCTGAGGTTGATTACCACTAGTTGTGT
This window of the Porifericola rhodea genome carries:
- a CDS encoding shikimate kinase; this encodes MKVFLVGMPGSGKSTLGKQIARLMDMPFIDLDTEIERLVRTSISELFQQHGEDYFREVERDTLDKIIHEQDSFVMATGGGTPCFHENMSAMNKAGLSVYIDLPSQEIINRMSKKGMVQRPLFHGLDAADMVKAFDQKFNHRIPFYKKAKIEIAGDYITAERIIHLISLQSKAKN